Below is a genomic region from Rana temporaria chromosome 3, aRanTem1.1, whole genome shotgun sequence.
GCACCTACAAGTACAAACACTATAACACCTTCCTCTACTACAGAACCTTTGAGTACCAGCACTACAACAACCACCTCTACTACAGCATCCATGAGTACAAGTACTATATCAACTGCCTCTACTACAGCATCTACGGATACAAGCACTACAACAACCTCCACTACTACAGCACCTACAGGTACAAACACTCTATCAACTGCCTCAACTACAGCACCTACAGGTACAAGCACTACAAACACTGCCTCTAGTACATCACCTTTGAGTACAAGCACTACCACAACCGCCTCTACTACAACACATTCAAGTACAAGCGCAACAGCAACTACCTCTAGTACAGCACCTACAAgtaaaagcactaaaactgcctcTCCTACATCAAGTACAAGCACAATATCAACTGCCTCTACTACAGCACCTACAGGTATAAATACTACAATGACTGCCTCTACTAAAACAACTGCCTCTACTACAGCACCTATGTGTACAAGCACTACAACAACCACCTCTCCTACAGAATCCATGAGTACAAGTGTGAAAACATCTGCCTCTACTACAGCACCTACTGGTACAAGCACTACAATAACCAGCTCTAGGACAGCATCCATGAGTACAAGTGCTAAAACAACTGCCTCTACTACAGCACCGACAAGTACAAGCACTAAAACGCCTGCCTCTACTACAGCACCTATGAGTACAAACACTACAACAACCACCTCCTCTGCAGCATCCATGAGTACAAGTGTTAAAACAACTGCCTCTACTACAGCATCTACAAGTACCAGCACTATATCAACTGCCTCTACtacagcacgtacaggtacaagcACAACCATAACCACCTCTACTACAGCATCTATGAGTACAAGTGCTAAAACAACTGCCTCCATTACAGCATCTACAAGTAACAGAATTATATCAACTGCCTCTACTACAGCACCTACAGGTACAAGCACTACGATGACTGTCTCTACTACAGAACCTACAAGTACAAGCACTACAACAACCACCTCTTCTGAAGCATCCATGAGTACAAGTGCTAAAACAACTGCCTCTACTACTGTACCTACAAGTACCAGCGCTATATCATTTGCCTCTACTACAGCACCTACTGGTAGAAGCACAACAACTGCCTCTAATACAGCACCTATGGGTACAAGCATGGGTACAAGCACTACAATAACCACCTCTACTACAGCATCAATGACTGCCTCTACTACAGAACCTACAAGTACAAGAACTACAACAACCACCTCTTCTGCAGCATCCATGAGTACAAGTGCTAAAACAACTGCCTCCACTACAGCATCTACAAGTACCAGCGCTATATCAACTGCCTCTACTACAGCACCTACAGGTACAGGCACTACAACGACTGCCTCTACTATAGCACCTACAAGTACAAACACTATATCAACTGCCCCTACTACAGCACCTACAAATACAAGCACTATATTAACTGCCCCTACAACAGCACCTACAAATGCAAGCACTATATCAACTGCCTCTACTACAGAACATACAGGTACAAGCACAACAATGACTGCGTCTACTACAGCACCTACAAATACAAGCACTATATCAACTGCCTCTACTAGAGCACCTACAAATACAAGCACTATATCAACTGCCTCTACTACAGCACCTACAGGTACAAGCACTACAACAACTGCCTCTACTACAGTACCTACAAGTACAAGCACTATATCAACTGCCTCTACTACAGCAACTACAAATACAAGCACTATATCAACTGCCTCCACTACAGCACCTACAGGAAAAAGCACTACAACAACTGCCTCTACTACAGTACCTACAAGTACAAGCACTATATCAACTGCCTCTACTACAGCAACTACAAATACAAGCACTATATCAACTACCCCTACTACAGCACCTACAAATACAAGCACTATATCAACTGCCCCTATTACACCACCTACAAATACAAGCACTATATCAACTGCCTCTACTACAGAACATACAGGTACAAGCACTACCATGACTGCCTCTACTACAGCACCTACAAATACAAGCACTATATCAACTGCCTCTACTACAGCACCTACAAGTACAAGCACTATATCAACGGCCCCTACTACAGCACCTACAAATACAAACACTATATCAACTGCCTCTACTACAGCACCTACGGGTACAAGCACTACAATTACTGCCTCTACTACAGCACCTACAAATACCAGTGCTACAATAACCACCTCGACTACAGCATCCATGAATACAAGTGCTAAAACAACTGCCTCCATTACAACATCTACAAGTACCAGCCCAATATCAACTGCCTCTAATACAGCACCTACAAGTACAAACACTACAGTGACTGTCTCTACTACAGAACCTATGAGTACAAGCACTACTGCATCCATGAGTACAAGTGCTAACACAACTGCCTCTAGTACAGCACCTTTCAGTACAAGCGCTATATCAACTGCCTTTATTACAGCACTTACGGGTACAAGCACTACAACAACTTCCTCTGGTACAGCATCTACAAGTACCAGCGCTATATCAACTGCCTCTACTACAGCACCTATGAGTATAAGCGCTACAACAACAACCTCTATTACAGCATCCATGAGTACAAGCACTATATCAACTGCCTTTACTACTGCCCCTACAAGTACAAGCAATACAACGACTGCCTCTACTACAGCACCTAAGAGTACAAGCACTGCAAACACTGCCTCTAGTACAGCACCTATGAGTATAAGCGCAACAACAACCACCTCTAGCACAGCATCTTTGAGTACAAGCAGTACATCAACTGCCCCTACTACAGCACCGACAGGTACAAACGCTACAACTGCCTCTAGTACATCACCTACAGCTACAAACACTAAAACTGCCTCTACTACAGCACCTACAGCTACAAACGCTACAACTGCCTCTAGTATAGCACCTACATCTACAAACGCTACAACTGGCTCTAGTACAGCACCTACAACTACAAACGCTACAACTGCCTCTAGTATAGCACCTACATCTACAAACGCTACAACTGGCTCTAGTACAGCACCTACAAGTACAAGTGCTACAGCAACTGGCTCTAGTACAGCACCTACAGGTACAAAGGCTACAACCGCCTCTAGTACAGCACCTACAGCTACAAACGCTACAACTGCTTCTACTACAGCACCTACAGCTACAAACGCTACAACTGCCTCTAATACAGCACCTACAGGTACAAACGCTACAACTGCCTCTACTACAGCACCTACAGGTACAAACGCTACAACTGCCTCTAGTACAGCTCCTACAGCTACAAATGCTACAACTACCTCTAGTACAGCACCTACAGGTACAAACGCTACAACTGCCTCTACTACAGCACCTACAAGTACAAGTGCTACAACAACTGCCTCTACTACAGCACCTACAAGTACAAGTGCTACAACAACTGCCTCTACTACAGCACCTACAGTTACAAACACTACATCAAGCACCATAGAGGTCAGTAGCACAACAGTAAAGATATCTGAGAAACCTCTTCCAGGTGAGTTATGTCTAAGTATTGAAGTATTCATTGAAAATAATCTAACTTGGGCCCCATGTGTTATCAGTCAGTAAGAATATCTTGATTTACAATGacggagatttactaaaactggtgcacacagaatctggtgcagccgtgcatagtaaccaatcagcttctaacttcagcttgttcaattaagctttgacaataaaacctggaagctgattggttactaagcaccgctgcaccagattctgtgtgcaccagttataGTAAATCTCTCCCACAGTGTACTATAGAGCTACTAGACTGTTGACTGTTCTGTAGAAGCTCTTTGTGTATCTGTAGCCAATATTTCAAATCGCACAATCAAAGCAACTTGTGCTCAGGCTGGAGGGAAAACAGGACTGGCTTGTTGACGGTCAGTCTATTTCCCTAAAAACCTGAAATCACAGGCCCAGGCGGTAAACACGTGATGCAACAGGCATCAATATGAATTATCAACTTTAGGCTTAAAGTTAGAGTTCCTCCTTAGTGAGTATAACTATAACCACTAAGTCACTGCTAAATGAAGAAGAAACAGGAGAGTCCTTGCAATGGAAATATCCGGTATCTTCAGCTAGCTTTGCGTTAGTGCCCTGTTTGGAAGGATGAGCAAAGTGTATTTCAAGGTATCCTGGCAGTCAGCGGTGATGGACAGTATGCTGGCAGTATCCTGGTAAGCAAGATGGATACTTTGACTTCTCAGCAGGGTGAAAGTGTAACACAGGTTCTACAGGTGTAGGCAAAGATAAAGCAACGTTGTCTGCATGCAATGTCGTTAAAGTGGGCAAATGCCTGCTCACCAATCCTGCAACCAAGGCCCAAAGGAGATGTCCTGGCAGGAAGGTTCTTCGGGTGGCCCAAATGGttacctcacaacctggaatgCCTCACGCCTTCAGGGATGCCTGGAGATTCACTTGGGTCCTCCCTCTGATGGGGTGTCCGTCACCAGCCTTGGAGCTGTGACAAAAACAGTTACACCAACTCAGGATGAGGGCACCTCTTCCCCTGTGTCTGGTTTCTCTCCTTGCCTTGAGGTGTCTCCTTGCTCCCAGGCAGCCTGTTGGTGTCCCATTCCTCCTCTCCCCTGTGTGCAGGCTGGCGTGTGTAGTCTTTCCCCCATATAGTCACAATAGGACCACCTGTGttggggactacatgtcccaagatgcCTTGCAGCCAAAGTTTTGGCTAATTGGCTCTCATCCTCCTGCCAATGAGGAAGCAGGGGAGGGAGCAGGGTGGGCAGCAACACTGTCTAATgcgaggaaagggaggggggagagatttcccctgcagctgctgacagGCTCACTCTCACTCCCGGCGAGCCTgtcaatgtgcttactccattatgaatggtagttttaagaatgagcgctcccgtctcatagctcacttctgggcatgcacgggtttaaaatgtagttttagcccacacacgatcattttttacaacccgaaaatgacattttaaaaaacgatgttaaaaaatgcagcatgttcgaagccgaaaaacgatgtgaagcccacacacgatgatttgaaattaagtttttaaaaactttgttttttttaatgccgaaaaacgaccgtgtgtacgcggcattaaaagcgctccgctagcggccgaaaagcgctgCCAAAATTACGATAAACTGCCCGTTAACCGACGGCTGGTCGCTGGGAGTTCGAAAGCActcttaggagcggtgtattcaccaaTCCTAAAGCACTGAAAATAAGCTGCTggtaggactttttttgacgccctgcctgcacggcgccccagtgtgaaagcactaagGCTCTCAtgcccgtttttcatgacgagaaaaattcaattttttaaattggatgttaaaaacgatcgtgtgtgggctccagagcatttttctcgacgagaaaaatgggcattaaaaatttagaacctgctctatttttttcgtcgtttttctcgtcgtgaaaaaaaaacgcccatgtgTAGGCTGTAACGAcggcaaaaaaaacctgcatgctctgaagcaagttatgagaaggaaaatttgcataatcagcccaaagggtggcaccattcgaatggaacttcccctttatagtgccgtcgtacgtgttgtacgtcaccgagctCTGCTCCAGccttttttatcacgatcgtttgtaggcaaggcaggcttgagaggaatcacgtcgagaaaaactttgtttttttccatggcatgaaaaacagtcgggtgtacacggcatcacactgggattgcagttgaggcttttttcaggcgctatttttagtctcCAGTGTTAAAGAGGTCAAAAAGCTTATTTTGGGATGTCAAGGTTTTGTTTATCTCTTCCTGTATAACCAAAAATGACCAACGGCCCTTTAGCAAATAAAAGAGTGAACCATGTCAACTAATGCCAATACTAACTATGTTTAGCCAGTTCCATGCCACACAGCACCCTCCAGATCTGACCTCACTTTTCTCGGCTGCAGTTAAAGCAATAAAGCTTGGTCTAGGGCCTCCCCAGCCAATGATTGGATTGAGAGCTTTTTCCTCCTATCAGAATGCACAATGTGTACTGTACAATATAAGAAAGCCTGATTGGCTTACAGTGTTACTTTTTCTCATGACAGGCAACCCTTAAACCACAATAAAGACAAATACATATGTTTGGTTGCTTTTAACTAAGTCTGTATTTTTTCTTCTATTCCTCTAGTATGCCAAAATGGAGGTACCTATGTTGAAGGCAAATGTGTTTGTTTAGAAAATTTTCAAGGAGATCTTTGTGaatttgtaaaaaacattatAGCTGTTGGTaagtgtgaaaaaaatgtatataaaaattttttttttatgtaacataTATCCTGCATTGAAGTtatagtggaagtaaaccctcctatcgttttcagccaaggaagctgccatcctggcctctgtttaatctacaactgccatgatgctgcacatgtgatcagttatgaaaccagccattggatggtttgacagtttggttgagagcacaagcaaatgtgacagctagcatttccgggaatgttaactgttttttgaaactatcaaatcgatgggtttacttccgctttaagttataGTCATGTAAACAGTTAGTTCGAGAAGTCGAGAAGACCCTCATCAACTTGGCAAAGTGCCATCTGTGTTTATTAGCTAACACTTCTAGACAAATTCCAACTTTCTACCATTTTCACTGTGTTTACGGAAAATTGGTGTTATCtcattccacccccccccttttttcctcaaCCTTGTCCCTTCAATGTAATAAGCAGCTTCACTGGCCAATAGAGAGGCACCCAGATTAATTCTCACGGCAATACTTTTCGTATCTCCAGTGCTGTCCCCTGCAAAATGTTATTAGATGGTGTTGCTCTCTGCAGCTTTatccttatagcctaggccagtgatggcaaaccttgaaacccagatgttttggaactacatttcccatgatgctacactgcagagtgcatgagcatcatggaaaatgtagttccaaaacatctgtggtggcaaggtttgccatcactggcctagggtgtcaaagacCCTCCCATTGAATATTCATCATCAGGCTACTCTGGATTCGCAGAGGAGTCATGCCTCATTCCACCCTTCTTTGCCACACCATTGGGCTCTCAATGTGATGAGAGGCTTTGCTAGGCAATAGTGAGTAGAcatgagtagacatgtgcatttgtttttgtcccAATACATTTTCGTcagaatttcagggattttcgctttcaatttaacaaacgataacgaacgcacagaatccgtaatccaaaagatccgacataaaaaaatgctttattttcattttgtagcAACgatagtttgatatagatagaagatttgacatgacggtgacaatatctgtgtctatcgaacctgtgatcgaatgtgcctaacataactctattagtccaagattattcgacatagagagaaaagatttgacattatagagacatgaagattcgacatagagagaaaagattcgacatagagacatgaagattcggcatagagagaaaagattcgacattatagagacataaagattcgacatagagagaaaagattcgacatagagagaaaagatttgatattatagagacatgaagattcgacaaagcagctaaaaacatacgatagCCACGAGCGgacaaatgctccgcccataggctatagaagaattctaatgttggttgactagtaataataattcacaGTGATAAGTCCATCAACAATGATATGTGAGTATAATGATCACAAGTAGTGCAAGTGTCCCAAAagacaaaatgaaataaaaaattgtccATAAAGGGTGACAGTGGGATAGCATCAAATTATACACCAGGAATGAAGCATGGTTCCTTGCAATGTACACGTGGATAAAATTCCCCTCAGGAACAAAAACACCAtccgatcagagaagaattaaatATCCTTACCGGATTTGGTGGACCCAAAAAAACATACGGCGGTGGGTTTGATAAGCATGGACAGCCCAATGACTGGTCTGGATGGTTGTGTTGTCACGCTCCTCGCTTTCCACCGGGGTGTAGATCTCCACGGAAAATTATTGAATTATCAAACCTGCTTCGATCCCCTTGCCGTGATGGAATATATCACTTTTCCATTTACACTATATTTGATGATCACCAAatgcaggaaaaaacaaaaaacaaaagaggatgcctcctcatagtgtaaaaaaatacaatttttttttatttaaatagaaAAAGACCGGCCCGAGATTGTTCTTTGGGCtaggtacatagatgacatcctcctcctttggagAGGTGACCAACCATCTCTCGACAATTTTATggccattttaaatgacaatcagGTGGGAATTTGCTTATCCTATGAGGCCAGTTATTCCAACATACATTTCCTTGATCTGGAGATTATGGTACAGGATGGTCAATTAATGACCAAAACTTTCTTTGAGGCCACCGACCGGAATGGGTACATTACGGTCGATAGCCATTAACATTCTTCATGGTTGGAATCAGTGCCCCCATAGCCAGTTACTCAGGATCAGGCGTAACTGCTCTAACCTCTCAGATTTCTATAATCGGGCAGAGGTATTGAAGATCAGATTTATTGATAAATGCTATCAGGGCCATGCTATCGATCTTGAAATTGGTAAGATTGCCATAATAGATAGGAAACCGCTAACATTAGAGCAATGTAAGCCCATACAAGAgcctaaatataaaaaatattttataaccaCCTTCTCTACCCAACACAAACAAATCAGGCATATTATACGGAAACACTGGAAGATCTTAAAAAGCTACCAAGTGTTAGGTCCCACACTCCCTTTAAATGCAGGAGTAATCTATAGGGGTGCTATGTCCTTGAAAGGACAAATTGCGCTGAATGTAACAGATCCTCCCACACATACAAGTTTCTTTCCACTTTCCAAAGGATATCATCCATGCTGTAGGTGTCCATAATATATGTGGAAGAAGAAAGACTATGGTTTTTCAATCTACCAGTACCTCCCTCTAATacc
It encodes:
- the LOC120930575 gene encoding mucin-2-like; protein product: MKLSVMTVLLLVAIMGSTTTASSTASLSTGATTASTTTLTSTSSTTTISTTEPKATSTTTTTSTTEPKDTSTTTTTSTVPKDTSTTTTTSTTEPKDTSTTTTTSTVPKDTSTTTTTSTTEPKDTSTTTTTSTVPKDTSTTTTTFTTVPKDTSTTTTASTTETKDRSTTTTASTTETKDRSTTTTASTTEPKDTSTISTASTTEPTNTSTTTTTSTTVPITTSAKTTVITTASTSTSTISTASTTASTGTSITMAASTTTPMSTSATNTPLSTAPLSTNATTSTTTHSSTSATTTTSSTVPTSKSATIASTTASTSTRSTASTTAPTGTSTTMTASTTEPTNTSTTTTTSTTVPTTTSAKTTVITTASTSTSTISTASTTAPTGTSTTMAASTTTPMSTNATNTPLSTAPLSTNATTSTTTHSSTSATTTASSTVPTSKSATIASTTARTSTRSTASTTAPTGTSAATSSTTEPISTSTPTTSSSTASMSASAKTTASITAPTSTNTITPSSTTEPLSTSTTTTTSTTASMSTSTISTASTTASTDTSTTTTSTTTAPTGTNTLSTASTTAPTGTSTTNTASSTSPLSTSTTTTASTTTHSSTSATATTSSTAPTSKSTKTASPTSSTSTISTASTTAPTGINTTMTASTKTTASTTAPMCTSTTTTTSPTESMSTSVKTSASTTAPTGTSTTITSSRTASMSTSAKTTASTTAPTSTSTKTPASTTAPMSTNTTTTTSSAASMSTSVKTTASTTASTSTSTISTASTTARTGTSTTITTSTTASMSTSAKTTASITASTSNRIISTASTTAPTGTSTTMTVSTTEPTSTSTTTTTSSEASMSTSAKTTASTTVPTSTSAISFASTTAPTGRSTTTASNTAPMGTSMGTSTTITTSTTASMTASTTEPTSTRTTTTTSSAASMSTSAKTTASTTASTSTSAISTASTTAPTGTGTTTTASTIAPTSTNTISTAPTTAPTNTSTILTAPTTAPTNASTISTASTTEHTGTSTTMTASTTAPTNTSTISTASTRAPTNTSTISTASTTAPTGTSTTTTASTTVPTSTSTISTASTTATTNTSTISTASTTAPTGKSTTTTASTTVPTSTSTISTASTTATTNTSTISTTPTTAPTNTSTISTAPITPPTNTSTISTASTTEHTGTSTTMTASTTAPTNTSTISTASTTAPTSTSTISTAPTTAPTNTNTISTASTTAPTGTSTTITASTTAPTNTSATITTSTTASMNTSAKTTASITTSTSTSPISTASNTAPTSTNTTVTVSTTEPMSTSTTASMSTSANTTASSTAPFSTSAISTAFITALTGTSTTTTSSGTASTSTSAISTASTTAPMSISATTTTSITASMSTSTISTAFTTAPTSTSNTTTASTTAPKSTSTANTASSTAPMSISATTTTSSTASLSTSSTSTAPTTAPTGTNATTASSTSPTATNTKTASTTAPTATNATTASSIAPTSTNATTGSSTAPTTTNATTASSIAPTSTNATTGSSTAPTSTSATATGSSTAPTGTKATTASSTAPTATNATTASTTAPTATNATTASNTAPTGTNATTASTTAPTGTNATTASSTAPTATNATTTSSTAPTGTNATTASTTAPTSTSATTTASTTAPTSTSATTTASTTAPTVTNTTSSTIEVSSTTVKISEKPLPVCQNGGTYVEGKCVCLENFQGDLCEFVKNIIAVEKTTTAVLNVDLTFTKMNFTENLANNETVEYKAFEKDFKKNGGPPL